In Gemmatimonadetes bacterium SCN 70-22, the genomic stretch TGGCCGTTGTCGCTCCTTGCCCTCGCCCTGTTGTTGCTGGGGCTGGCGATCGGGTCGTGGCGATTCTGCGTCCTCACCGCGGCGCGCGGCTTTCGCTTGACCCTCGCCAACTCGCTTCGCCTGACGCTGATGGGCAACGCCGCGAACTTCGTCCTGCCGACGATCGGGAGCGACCTGGTCCGCGTCTGGTTTGCGTCTGACGGGCACGCCGGGCACCGCACCGAGATCGCCACAATCTGCCTCCTGGATCGCGTGCTCGGCCTGATGGGACTGCTCCTCCTCCCCGTCGCCCTTGCGCCGTGCTTTCCCGGCATCGTGCGCACGAGCCCCGTCGTCCTTTCGATTCTCCTGGTCTCGGCGGCCGGCGCTGGCGCGCTGGCGGCGGCGATCCTGGTCGCCCTGTCGCGACGCGGGCTCGCGAGCGCCCCCGTCCGCTTCCTCCTCCGCACCTTCCCGCTCGGCGGATACCCCCGACGGGTCCTCGATACCATCCACGTGTACCGCCAGTACCCCGCCGCGCTCGTCTGGGGCGTCGTCTGGTCGGTCGTCTCGAACTTCTGCATGGCGGCCAGCATTGCCGCCCTGCAGCTGGCGGGAATTCCCGTGGCGGTCGCCATGCTCGGGGGATTCCTCGCCTCCCTCGCCTTCGTCCTCAACAACGTCCCCATCACGCCGGGGGGGATCGGTTTCACCGAGGCGGCCGTGGCGTCGCTCTACGGTCATGCCGGCCTGGGCGGCGGGGCGGAAGTGATGCTGCAGATGCGCATCCTCCTCCTCGTGCTGGCGCCGGTCGGCGTGATGCTCTACTTCCGCGGCATGCGAGCGTACTTGACGCCGGCGCGCGCCTGACGTCCCACCCCCCGGATGAAGCGCCCCCGCATGAAGGTCCTGACCGTCGTCGGTGCCCGCCCGCAGTTCATCAAGGCCTGGCCGGTGGGACGCGCCCTCCGCGAAGCCGGAATCGACGAGCACCTCGTCCACACGGGGCAGCACTACGACGAACGGATGTCGCAGGTGTTCTTCGAGGAAATGGGGATCCGCCGCCCGGACCAGAACCTCGACGTCGGCAGCGCCTCGCACGGCATGCAGACCGGGCGCATGCTCGAGGCGCTGGAACGCGTCATGATCGACCAGCGTCCCGACTGGGCACTCGTTTACGGAGACACCAACAGCACCCTGGCCGGCGCCCTGGCGGCGTGCAAGCTGGGGATCCCGATCGCCCACGTCGAGGCGGGGCTCCGGTCGTTCAATCGCAGCATGCCGGAGGAGCACAACCGGGTCCTGACCGATCACTGCTCCGAGCTCCTCCTCTGCCCGACGCAAACGGCGGTGGACAACCTCGCACGAGAGGGGGTGACGCGGCGGGTGCACCTGGTGGGCGACGTCATGTATGACGCCGTCCTCCACTTCGGCGCGATGGCGCGCGAGCGCTCGCGCATCCTCGAGGAATGCCGCGCGGGTGACGGCGGCTACTACCTCGCCACGATCCATCGCGCGTACAACACCGACGGCGGCGAGCGCCTGCTGGCCCTGCTGCGCGCCCTGGACGAGCTCGACGCGCCGGTCGTCCTCCCCCTCCACCCGCGGACGCGCGCTCGGCTCACGGAGCACGCTCCGCGCACCGCATTCTCGCGCCTTCGCCTGATCGATCCGGTCGGCTACCTGGACATGCTGCGCCTCGAGCAGGGGGCGCGCGCCATCATCACCGACTCGGGTGGCGTCCAGAAGGAGGCGTACTTCTTCGGCGTCCCGTGCTTCACCCTGCGCCCGGAGACGGAGTGGGTCGAAACACTGGCCAGCGGGTGGAACACCCTGGTAGGTGACGACGCATCGGCACTCCGCCGCATCGTACCGGAATTCCGACGCCCGTCGACCCAGCAACCTCCGCTATATGGCACCGGAGACGCAGCCCAGCGAATCGCCGCGCTTCTGCTGGACCGATAGCGCTCTGCAGCGATCCGCGAGGTAGCGAGCTTCGCGGCACGCCGGGCGCATTTCGACCTGCACTACGCGGACTTCGAGCAGCGCGATGCCATGCAAGCACGACAGCGCTGCCCCCTGTTTCAGGGAGCAGCGCTGTGTCAGTTGCACGTTAGATGGTCGTGAGACCAGCCGGGGCGAATCCGACCGACCTTTAGGACCTACCCAGACGACTCAGGAGCAGCGAGCGCTGGGATCCGAAGTGCAGCCGTCGTTCCGCGTAGCCGCGCCGTCGAGCACGCCGTAGCGGCCCTGCAGCGTGATCTCGCGAAACGTTCCGAACTTGGTCAGTTCAGGAGACTTGTACATGTAGATAGATCCTCCCTAAGACTCCGGGCACTGGCCCCGGCACCATGCGATCCCCTGTGACCGCAATTCTAAGACACCTCGATCGTTCAAGGCAAGGGCAACTTCCTCCGCTCCCTCCCGGGAAACCCTTGCACCGCGCCCTACTCGGTCGATCGGAGCCACCACTCGGCCTGCAGCGCCGTCAGCAGCGCATGGGCCCGCTCGAGATCGTCCGACCTTCCAGCCAGGTAACTGTCGACCTCCTCCAACAACTTACGGTGGTCTACGACTCCGAGGTCCGCGAGAAGCATGCCAGCCCCGAATCCCTCCCGTCCCTCGCGCAGGTGCGCACGAAGCGTCCGGCCCAGGTACGTCACCGGTGTCCCCGTACGCTCCGCCCGCGGCGCGACGACCTCATCAGGGAGCAGACCCCGCATCGAATATCGCAGCAGGTGCTTGTTCTGTCTCCCGGAATTGCTTTCCCAGCGCGGGCGCGTGGCGGCAAACCGGACAATCCGGTTGTCGAGGAGGGGGGTCCGCAACTCTACACCCTCCCCCTGACAAATCGCGAACACCAACGCCGTGATGCGCTCGGGGTACGAGGCCCGCAGAAACCACGTGCGTCCCAGCGCCGAGAGCCCCTCGCCCCGCCGCCGCGGCCAGTCGATGCGCCGACGCGCCAGGAGGTCGCGACTTCGCCGCAACGGATCGGCAATCCATGCCGGGGGGTGACGCACATGATGGTCGCTCAGCGGGCGTCCGCCACGCACCCACGCCAGCGCGGCAAGAATTGCCGGGGACAGATTTGGCTGTACCGCGGTCTTGAAGACACGGTACGGCGTCACTCGGCCGAGCAGCACCTTCCACTCCCGGCGGAACTCGAGCAGCCGTCCTTGGCGAAGGAGGTCGGCGAGGAATACGGGAGAGGTCGAGAACCAGGGGTCGCCGCCGTTGCCGTTCAGGGCGACGTGCGCCCCTTCATGGCGACACCCACGCGCCAGCGCTCGGTTCCACAGCTCGTACGAATGGTAGATCGGTTCGTCGCGACGGCGGGCCCGGGCAAGCGACGGTTCGAAGTCCGGAACATCGCCGATCGGGATGAAATGTGGCTCCGCCCCCCAACGCCGCGTGGTCGCCTCGATCAGCTCGTCCTCGCGTCCGGGGTCGCCGGCCGGATGAGAGAATGACACCGACCGTAGCGCGGCCCCACTTCCTCCGCTCCCCAGCCG encodes the following:
- a CDS encoding UDP-N-acetylglucosamine 2-epimerase; amino-acid sequence: MKVLTVVGARPQFIKAWPVGRALREAGIDEHLVHTGQHYDERMSQVFFEEMGIRRPDQNLDVGSASHGMQTGRMLEALERVMIDQRPDWALVYGDTNSTLAGALAACKLGIPIAHVEAGLRSFNRSMPEEHNRVLTDHCSELLLCPTQTAVDNLAREGVTRRVHLVGDVMYDAVLHFGAMARERSRILEECRAGDGGYYLATIHRAYNTDGGERLLALLRALDELDAPVVLPLHPRTRARLTEHAPRTAFSRLRLIDPVGYLDMLRLEQGARAIITDSGGVQKEAYFFGVPCFTLRPETEWVETLASGWNTLVGDDASALRRIVPEFRRPSTQQPPLYGTGDAAQRIAALLLDR